ACCCAGAGGGGGCCCGAACCACTTGGCCAAGAGCAAGGGAAGAAACCggggacaggggaggaggtggCACCTGCTGGCAGAATTCCTTGATGGTCCGCCCGCCTTCGATGAAGTGCTCGAAGAACTTGCTCTCCCGCTGCAGGTAGCCGGAGGTGAGGAGCCGCAGGTAGACCACCAGATAGTCCGAGGTGCTCTGGTCATTGAAGGAGGCCAGCAGCTCGCTCACCGAGGTCTGCTTCTCCACCTGCTCGATCAGGTCCATGAACTGCCCGACGGAGGGACAAGGGTCAGATGGACAATCCGGCggtggggggacggacggacagtgggaggtggggtggaggaggaagggaaagagaaggggctggcTCACCGTGTTGTGGAAGTCTTCAATTGTGAACTCGGTGAAGCCCTGGGACACCAGGTCCTCTTTGCTCTTGGCAGAGATGGCTTTAAACCTGaaaggcggggtggaggggggtgggcaatTGATTCAgcaggggaagagaaggcaggggttCAGGGGCACAGATCCCtcagggcagcgtggcttagtgaatagagcacgggtctgggagtcagagggacctgggttctaagcctggctctgccacttgtctgctgcataacctggagcaagtcacgttgcttctctgggcctcagtttcctcagttgtaaaatggggattaaggctgaggggcccatgtgggacagggactgggtccaagctgattagcttgtctcttccccagcgtttagtacagaagcagatacagagtaagtgcttttggGATTATATATATTTTACACAGTATATTAAAAAAAGTAGCCAATGGCAAGTCTTAGCTCTGAGAGCTGGGTTCAGTTTTGGTTACTTTAGGCTCCAGTCCGCTGGGGCTGCAGCCTGCAGGCTGAGGAGTCCAGAGAATTTGGGGAGTCAGGACGTGCTTAGggcagaaagagggaaggaggagtcatcctcttctcccatcccccaccTGGCCCAACTCACCTCTGCAACTCCTTGctgtcctccaggagggcttccaggTGGGAGAAGCCAAAGGCTCGGTAGAAACAGTTGCCATCGGGTCTGGTCTTCCGGATGAATGAGTATTTTTTGTGCAGATCCTGCAGGGGACCAAGGAGTCTCCCTCAGAACCCGATCCTGCTCACACTCCAACTCCCAGTCACCTCAGCTTCTCTCTGAGAGCCTGTGGTCACACACTTCCCGCATGACCCCCAACACACTGGGAGGTGTCCCCAGGGGGATCCCGGAttgaggaggaggcaggatttcgggggggtggagagggtgcgAGGGGAGTTTTCCCACCTGCATCATCACCACTGATCTGGCCACGGGACCTGagccctttgccttctaggacacTGATGTAAGATTCTGGTTTTGTGGATTGCTAGAGAATGCTTTAACACCCCAGAGAGTTGGGGAAGACCCAGAGTCCCTACTCCGCATATGATAGGAATGGGACAGATGAGCCAAATCAgccctcaccccttctctctccaacaATGCTAAGACCCTAGCAGCATCAAATGAACAggctgcattgagaagcagcgtggcgcagtggaaagagcacgggctttggagtcagggctcatgagttcgaatcccagctctgccacttgtcagctgtgtgactgtgggcgagtcacttaacttctctgtgcctcagttccctcatctgtaaaatggggataaagactgtgagccccacgtgggacaacctgattcccctgtgtctcccccagtgcttagaacagtgctctgcacatagtaagcgcttaacaaataccaacattcggcTTGCCATGACATCACATCCCAAAAGACCTCCCTGCAGCTCAGCCAGGTCGGGCTGGGACAAGTCAGTTTGGACCAGGCCAGGTGGGGTCGGGCTGCCAGACCTGCAGCGGTGGCCTGAGTTGGTGCTGCCAGCTTGGCAAGCTGGGTTGGGATCCTCATCCTAGAAAGGGATGGGGAtgtctggagtcagagggcagatCGGAAGGATTTTTTTTGGTCCGCAAAATAATTAGCTAGTGGAGTCccacaagctccttgaaggcagggatcaggtcgactaaatctactgtactcttctgagtgcttagttcagtatgctgcacacagtaagcgctcagtaaacatctccagtgattgcctatcctcctctgtatcaaataaaaactcctcaccattggctttaaagctctccatcaccttgccccctcctacctcacctcgcttctctccttctacaactcagcccgcataattcgctcctctggtgctaaccttctcactgggcctccatctcgcctgtctcaccactgactcgtggcccacatcctgcctctggcccggaacgccctccctcctcatatctgacagacagtgactctctcgccacttcaaagccttattgaaggcccatctcctccaagagtccttcccagactaagtcccacttttcctcatctcccactctcttttctgtcactctaacttgctccctttgctctccatcccggctccagccccacagcacttaattttaattttatttgtatttatgtctgtctcccctcctctagactctgagttcactgaaggcagggattgtcactgtttattgttgtactattctttcattcattcaatcgtatttattgagtgcttactatgtgcagagcactgtactaagcgctcagaatgtacaattcagcaacagatagacaatccctgcccaacaacgggctcacagtctaaatgggggagacagccagcaaaacagaacaagtagtcaggcatcaataccatcaaaatagatatagaatcatagacatacacacatcattaataaaaagagaaatacataatatatgcaaatatacacaagtgctgtggggaggggaagggggtagagcggagggagaagggggaggggaaaaggggcagagggaaagggagggctcagtctgggaaagcgtcctggaggaggtgaatagggctttgaagaggggaagagagttagtttggcagatgtgaggagggagggcattccggatcagaggtagggcgtgggccaggggtcgactttcccaagtcctgcacagagtaagtgcttaataaatatgactgaatgaatggataagcaCCCTGACCAAACTAACCCTCCATATATTCCTCCACAAAAGCAAAAATCTGACTTCTCTTCCTGACTCAGTGTCAAGTGCAAGCTATGGGAAATACCCTTTCCCTACAACACCCCccactttcttcatctcccccgaTACAGAGGTCCAGGCCTCCAGGGCTGGCTATTTCTACCCTCTGCCTGGAAGGGGCAGCCACCTGTTTTTACTCCTCCCCAGGGATGCAgggaccggggggtgggggtgggagtggaggtggaggggacaggggcagggcctgggtagTTGGCAGAGAGCGACAGCTCCCTCATTAACCCAGAGGACACCAACCTTGATCTTCTGTTGATAAATGTTGTCATCTTCGGCGTACTCCTTGTACAGAACCGAGAGCTCCAAACGCTCTGAGACCAGTGGATTCTGGACAGCGATCTGGagaaagaggatggagaggagttgtgggggggagggcgggaagccacgggggaggccggggagaagAACAACCTCTCCAGGAACAGCCTTTGGAAATTTCACAAATCCCCCATCTGGTTTCTTTTCTGtgtggtgtttttttgttgttttttttaaatgctatttgttaagtgcttattatgtgccaggcactgtacttgctggggaagacacaagatattcagattggacagagtcagtgcccaacaaggggctcacagtcttaatccccattttactgaggaggtaactgaggcatagacaaattaaatgacttgcccaaagtcacgcggcagacacaagcggcagagccgggattagaaaccaggtcttcctgactcccaggccgggcgctctttccactaggccatactgcttcttctttCCGAAGCCAACTCGCTGTAGCCCGGGAGTAATTTTGACCATGGTACCCATCCCGTAACAGCCCACGGCAGGGGAAGGGTCTGGGAGCACGCCATAACCTGAAGGCCCAAGGTAGGCACAACAAGCAGACAGAACAGCTGGCGGCAACTCTGGTGCCCCTGGGTGGGTCTTTGCCCACAGCATGATTTAGGTGAAAGAGCCCAACCCTCGGACTGCCTCTTGGCCATCAGCAAGTTCACTTGTCTTCTCCgaacctcagccacctcatctgtaaaatggggattcaatacctatactCCTCCCACCGAggtctctgagtcccatgtgggatggggcccGTGTCCaatctatcccggggcttagtacagtgcttggcactactaaaacgcttcccaaatgccacagttattatgagtAAATGAAAGATGACTTCCAAAACGGAGAGAACAAGAAATCCCAGCGGTACCACCTTCCCCTGGCCACGACTGTGCCCGTGCCCACCCTTCACCCCGAAACacaccctgctccctccccatcccgctcACCTCTTGCTGAATGCGATCCTGCTGAGCCATGATGGCCTCATCGTAGGCCAGGCAGTTAACTCctgaagagaaaggaaacaaaGCACGATGTTGCCAGAGTTCCTGGCGCACCTCGGCTCCCGGCATTGTCCCTCTCTGCCCAACCCAGGCTGGGATGCCCCTCGGGATGGAGTTTTCCCTTCCCACGTGGCCTGCTCAATCTCCCCTCACTCTCGCCCCTtctagggaaggagggagagtttatgcaccgagaagcagtgtggcctagtgaatacagcctgggcctgggagtcagaaggacctggtttcttatcccggctccgccactcgtttgttgtgtgtgaccttgggcaagtcaggtaacctctctgtgcttctgtttccacgtttgtaaaatggggattaagactctgagccctatgtggtaaattggactgtgtctaacctgattagtttgtatctacctcagcccttagaacagtgcctagcgcgaagcaagcacttaacggacACCAGAAGACAAAAAATTAATAGAGGATCGTTGTCAatttagtagtaataacagcaCTTCCTGAGcagccactgggtgcaatgcactgcactaagtgctggggaaatagaGAACAGAGATGTGATactttcccagtccacaaggagcttaccctctaacagggatgggggctggatggggaaatgaaagatgtaaaaatacaaaaatacaatataaaaatacaaaTGTACAAATAGAGTCTTCAAATGAATGCACAACTGAGAAAACATCTACACCTAAATGCTGACCTCAGCCGAGAGTTGGCCGATAAcgtcatcagtggtacttactgagcacttactgagtacagagcactatactaggcacttggtgaGTAGGTTTTACAACCTACAGGTACTGGGAACTCTaatcagcatagctcagtggaaagagcacagacttgggagtcaacagtaatgggttcgaatcccagttctgccacttggcggctgtgtgactatgagcaagtcacttcacttctctgtgcctcagttacctcatctgaaaaatggggattaagactgtgagcctcacgagggacaagctgAATCTGAGTTGTTTGTTCTAGATTTtcaccagtgcttggcccatagcacgtatttaacagatatcattcactgaatcgtatttattgggtgcttactgtgtatagagcacttactgagcacttaggaaccTTCCATTACTAGCGGCACCCTGGCCGGTAGGAACTTCTGCTCCAACGTCTCTGGGACGAGTAAAAAGCCAGAGAGGCTTTCCTCCTCTGAGACTTGGAAAAAGTCAGGCAGGGCAGAGCCGCAGAACCCTGGTGCGGCTGGGCTCAAAGGGTAAGGTCGAGGCCCCGGGCTGAGGGttcgaggggttgggggtggacgGGCCGGGAAACAGAGTGACCACctctgctgggggcagggagaggataaatgggcttgaggcggggggaagagcggaatctggggaagggggaagacccaGATCTGACTTGGTATGTGAGGGGAGAAGCTGAGCCTCCATGTGGGGGTGGCAGGAGGCGACTAGACTTGgcttggagtggggggagagaagacCCAGGGTTaggaaaacagtgtggctcagtgaaaagagcccggacttgggagtcagaggtcacaggttctaatccctgctccgccgcttatcagctgtgaccttgggcaagtcacttcacttctctgggcctcagttccctcatccggaaaatggggatgaagaccgtgagccctacgggggacaacctcattaccttgcatctacccctgcacttagaacagtgcttggcataaagtaagtgcttaataaataccaacattattattttggtatttgttaagagaagcagtgtggctcagtggaaagagcgcgggctggggagtcagaggtcatgggttcaaatcccggctctgccgtttgtcagctgtgtgactttgggcaagttacttaacttctctgggcctcagtcacctcgtctgtaaaataggcattaagaccgtgagccccacgtgggacaacctgatcaccttgtatcctccccagcgcttagaacagttctttgcccatagtaagcacttaaatgccatcattattataatttaggAAGAAGTCTGGGTCTGGTTTGCAGGGAGGgcatgtggggggaggaggaaaagagcccaggtctgacaTGGCTTTTGGGTGGTTGGGGGAGAGTTAagcttggggtgggaggggcggaagggagaggttttatttatatttatattgatgcctgattacttgttttgatgtctgccttccctcttctagactgtaaacccggtgttgGCAAGGATTgtcggagaaggagcgtggcttagtggaaagagcccaaccttgggagtcaaaggttgtgggttctactcctgctctgccacttaataataatgatggtatttatgcgctatgtgctgagcactgttctaagcgctgggggggggggggatacaagctgatcaggttgtcccacatggggctcataatcttcacccccattttagagatgaggtcactgaggcccagaagataagtgacttgcccaaggtcacacagctgacaagcggcggaggcgggattagaacccacgacctctgactcccaagcccgggctcttgccactgagccacaccgtgtgactatgggcgggtcacttcacttctctgggcctcagtgacctcatctggaaaatgggggtgaagactgggagccccaagggggaccacccgatgaccttctatctaccccggtgtttagaccGACacattaacaaatcccatcatcgtcatcgttgtctctgttgttgaactgtactttcaaagtgctttgtgttctgcacacagtaggcgctccataaattgaatgaattgggGGGGTAAGGGACTGCGActgaggagggggccgggcaaGGGAAAGGCCGAGGAGACCGATGGCCAAGGAGCAGCAACATGGCCGCTGACATGAGAACTTGGCGTGGCCATCCTGGCGGAGGTGGCGTGCGGGGCCTGACGGtccaatcgttcattcagtcgtacttattgagcgcccaccatgcgcagggcactgcgttaagcgcttgggaggcccaATTCGGCCACGGAGGGGGGGAGGCCTGAGGCGCGAGGCCTGAGAGGCCTGAGGCGCGAGGCCTGAGAGGCCTGAGGCGCGAGGCCTGAGAGGCCTGAGGCGCGAGGCCTGAGAGGCCTGAGGCGCGAGGCCTGAGAGGCCTGAGGCGCGAGGCCTGAGGCGCGAGGCCTGAGGCGCGAGGCCTGAGGCGCGAGGCCTGAGGCGCGAGGCCTGAGGCGCGAGGCCTGAGGCGCGAGGCCTGAGGCGCGAGGCCTGAGGCGCGCGGCCTGAGGCGCGAGGCCTGAGGCGCGAGGCCTGAGGCGCGAGGCCTGAGGCGCGAGGCCTGAGGCGCGAGGCCTGAGGCGCGAGGCCTGAGGCGCGAGGCCTGAGGCGCGAGGCCTGAGGCGCGAAGGCGGGGGCCCCGCCCCTCAACTCCACCCGGCCGcactgcggggtggggggaggaagggggacgaCGGGGGCGCGCGCGCCTCTGCGCGTGGGCGCGCGCGCCTCCTTACGTAGGTGCGCGCGAGGCGCGGCCCCCAGCCCCGAGGCCTTCTCCTCAGGGCCCTCTTTCCCGCCCTCTCCCTTCGTCCGCTTTTCCCCCACGCAATCGGGGTGCGGGGGTCGTGGAGGGGGGTGTCTcgggcggcctcctcctcctcctcctcccccggggcggGGACGAGCGATGTCTAGTGCGTAcgtcccgcccccaacccccacgcCTCGAGGGCGACGCCCTCGCCCCCTCTTCCAGGCCGCGTCGCCGGCGCGATGGCGGGCGGCGGCTCCTCGGCCCCCGCCGAGTCCCGTTCCCCGAGGCCGGTACCTTCGGAGTCGCCTCCGAGCGGCTCCGGCTTCTGCTGCTGAGGCTCCTCCGCCGCCATCTTTAAACAGCGCCGCAGGTCCGACTGCTTCCGGGTTATGAGCCCGCCTCCTCCCGGAAGTGCACGGCCTCCTCCGCGCCTTAGCAACGCCCCtagcaacgccccccccccccatcttcaagCTGGCGAGGCTTCACCCTGATGATGACTttctgcctaccccagcgcttagagcagtgcttggcacatagtaagcgcttaacaagtaccaacattattatcagaaaaGGAGGTTTTAGGGGGAAGGGTAGGCAGGGGGCTGCTCAGCTGGAAACCAGGGCAGCAGGTGGGTGACGATGCCATCAGAAGAAGAGGGTC
This portion of the Ornithorhynchus anatinus isolate Pmale09 chromosome 3, mOrnAna1.pri.v4, whole genome shotgun sequence genome encodes:
- the OTUB1 gene encoding ubiquitin thioesterase OTUB1, which produces MAAEEPQQQKPEPLGGDSEGVNCLAYDEAIMAQQDRIQQEIAVQNPLVSERLELSVLYKEYAEDDNIYQQKIKDLHKKYSFIRKTRPDGNCFYRAFGFSHLEALLEDSKELQRFKAISAKSKEDLVSQGFTEFTIEDFHNTFMDLIEQVEKQTSVSELLASFNDQSTSDYLVVYLRLLTSGYLQRESKFFEHFIEGGRTIKEFCQQEVEPMCKESDHIHIIALAQALNVSILVEYMDRGEGGTTNPHVFPEGSEPKVYLLYRPGHYDILYK